The Solanum pennellii chromosome 7, SPENNV200 DNA segment TTGTCTCGAGATGTACAGACTAAATAACTAGTAAAAAATTTCTGCAAATTCAACGTAAATCTGATGAGGTACCTCGGTCCTTCCAAAGAATTTGATGGTTGAAGTGGAGAATAATGTGACTTCAAAACGTCGGGCTGGGAATCAAATGAATTGTATTGATGAACATAGCCTGTGACAATTGAAGGAGTCGCACTCAGAAATGTTATTGCGCAAATATGTTTCTgaataatatacaaattttgGAATTTACAATAGCCACCTAACACCCTTAAAACAATTCTTAGTTGTCAAACACGAAGGTTTAAGACTCAACTTCACCAAGCAAATTTATGAAATTGCTTTCTAAGACAAGTGGGGTTTACTATAAAATATGTCTAGAAAAACGAATCTCTATTTTGGAGGATGTGACACAGAGGTCACTCACCAATATAGAGAGTCATGAAAGAAGTAGCACAGACTACTTCAGCCAGCATGATGATCCTGCAAAAAAGGTGGAAAATGCATTAAACCTCTTCTTAGAAAGACAAGACTATAACGAAGTAATCACGTTATAGGAAGCTACCCAAGATCACCACAATGGCAAATATAACCTTCAATTGCAGCATTCACTATATAATCAATGTGCGAATGGCTACACCTGACATGTGGCTGAAGCCTAGAACATTTTGAAGATTGTGGCTTCGAAAATCGAAACTGCCTTTAGATCTAGCCCTAAGGTTCAACCTTCAGGTGATTTACTACACATGTAAATGACATGATTCAGCAGTATTGCATATTAGCAAGGTCCATTGAACATGGTGCATGCCgagaaaattttaagaattgaTATATGGAATGAGACATTATTTTCATACTTGTGCATAAGGAACTAATTCTTGAAAAACTTACAACGATGTTTGTCCTGCATATCACTCGCCTTTCGGCCTGATCTTAGGTCCTGACTCTTCATTATAAAAAAGACACCCCAAAGATTTGGGACCAAATCGACAATTTTGGCCCATTCTATTTGCCTGGATCAACAGAACcatttaatattttgtatccactttaatttaatttcagtCCTTGAACTGGATCCCCAAAGCTGAAGCGACAAAGGTATAAGTAGGGATCCCCTCTGCCTTATTTTACAATTCATCATTCGTCAGTTGTTTGGGGTAGTTTGAATTCAAAGTGATTCTTCCTCACTATATTCTGAGGATCATTCAGTCTCTGTCTAAATACTTCATGTATGGAGTAGAAGATACTATTCTTTGTATTTTTCCAGTCCAAATAAAGCAAACacaagcaaaataaatatattctgAAAATCAGTTCCTTCACCATCAGTTTCCTGGGTTTAAACCATCAAACAATACACCCAAGCTCCAACAAAGTCCATTTCAGACTTCAGTTTTGATCTCTCTGTATGTTCTCAAAATAAGAGGCTTTGATATCTCGATCAACTCTTTCATGGTATGTTTGGTATCCCTTACCTAGCGAGTGTAACGAAAATCACTATTTCTAATCATTATTCAGGTTGATTTGACTGTCCAAGaaacttaacttaaaattatatgACAAAATTGTGTTCTTAAATCAAAATCCATGACTTGTAATGCACCATGCACAAAAGTTTCCACTGTGCAGCAAATggtatgaaaaattttattttagaaggAAAAGTCTCCATATCATGTTTCTCGGCTTAAAAATGGCTAAACAGCATCTCAATATTCAGGAAGTTGCATTTACCAAGGAATAAAAACCAAAAGTGTTCTTGGCAGGTCACCTGAGTAGTGTGGATATGGAAAGGATGCTAATATCTGGATCCAAAACTATGACCAGCAGCATTGCAGCAGTTCCTGAAAAAGAGTGTTTCGAATGAATATTCACTTTTGTAGGAACTACAGAttgtaaatataaataattggcAGTCGGCGATTCAAACTTATAACTTCCAGaagttttcttttataataaCAGAAGGCTATGAATATTATCTTTACGGCTCACTGTTGCAAATTAGCAAGCTTCtcagaaaaatataataatattcagATTAACCAAGATTTGTGATTGTCCTTTCACCTCCTTTTCCAGGAAGTAAGAGATGGGGCATTGAGAAGGTAGAAAATATGAATGATTTCACAAATATTCACAAGTTCAAATTAGTAATCGTGAAAAGGAAAAGATTGTACTGCCTTGCTGAAACGCAACAAGTCAACTATAATAAGCCAGTCCTGCATGTAAACAATATATTTGGCACTACAGCAAGACTTGTTTTGACCATATATCTTGAGACTAGAACTAATTAAAACAATACATAGTAGACAATTAAGGTGACACATAAAGAACCAAGTAGAGATATACCATATGCAATTGTTGCAAACGGTAAACGAATAATATGCTTCAGCTTCTGGCTGAAAACACAGTAACCCTACAAAATTAAACCATAGtgaacttaaatattttgccacTTCACAACATATGATTCAGATCATGGTAAACAAGAAGGAAACAGACATTGTCAATCTTAATAAgcaaaatatttcattaatgtGTAATCCTCAGCCAAATAGTGGAATTAGAAGTCCCCCATTCTAAGCAAGAAAGATCCCAGAAGCCTAAAAAGTTATATCACCTTGGCCAACTGACTTTTACTCCTTCATACTCCTAGTGGACAGGCCAACCTTTAGTCTCATATAATTTGGTTATTAGGTTTTCTTCCTACATGTGTCAGGTTATCTAAGTCTCTGGTGGCACCATATTAAAAACATCCCTAGAATGCACAGTTGCTTACACCAGAAAATGTAGCAACTTTAATGCTATGCACGCTTTGGCACCATACCAGCCTATGATATATGCACAACGCCTCACAGGAATATGATATTAATCGAAGTGTTATAAGGAGAGATGGATTTaaatatccttttttttctGTAAATGTCGGTTGGGGAACGACGCAGAAGAAGGACATCAGGGAGAGAAAAGAAGTTATGTCCAATGAGGTAGTGTCTGATATTAATCATTGACCCCCTGTGCTATTTTCATCCACTTTGTGTGACCTCTAAGTCATGATTTTATAGTTCAACAGAAAAATGTCATTTGTGACATCAAAAACTACAAATTATCAAGTAATGTGATAAGCCACGTATCTTCAATACTTTTTCAAGGAGGAAAATGCAAAGAAAGACAGGAGAAGATAATGATCTGCATCTTCTCAAATATCTGGAGGTTTCACACATGGAGGATTGAGCAGTTTCTTACAGTTAGTTTCTTATGGTTACTAGAAGTTATGTGTCTTTATCCTAAATGGTTTATGAAGTAGTGGTAGTTAGCTATATATAACCAGTAATATGTAGGCATGTTGTAATACATTATACTGGAGTATGGAGATACAAGATACTTGTCTCTCTTTGCATTTTCTATCTCTTTTATTGAATATGGAACTTCGGCTTCTATCAAAATGTATAATGGAAAACTAACCTGCAACCGTATTTTCTGTACTTGGTATACCAGATATTGCTGAAAAATGCCTACAGATATTTAACACTTATGTTAAACAATTAGAGTGAAGTCAACAACAGGAACAATATAAATGATGAAAgagatttataatttataacttGGCcaagatgaaaaaatataactggAGAGGATAAGTTCACAGGAGCAGACCGCTGATAACTAAGAGGGCAACGTTACAACTGCAAAGAAGCTGGAAAACTAATCCTCGAATAGGGTGAAATATCCATGTAGCTCCCATAGCCAAAACAGCAAAACCTGCCTAGAATTTCTTATTAGTCAGCTCCCATATAAGTGACTAATTTGCATGCGGTACTGAAGTAGTATTACTTGCCAATAAGATACAGTAGAAAACACTCCCAATAAGGCATGTAGGCCTCCTATTACTGAATAGAGGTGCCTCATCCGGTATGTCCAGGAACCTACAGTTAAACACGCAGCAGAGACAAATATTTATAAGCAAGAAAGCTCTAAATTAAGTCAAAAAGAAGCATAACTTTCATTTTTGACACAACATTTCATTGGCAAGTCACACAATTGACCATAAACATCTCATTTTGCTTAAGACAACATCTTTATATCAACCTATGTTCCTCCTTCCTTTTCTTTATACAGATACATGTTACATCCTTAGTCTTCAACTAAGTGAACTTGACAACTTGCTCACCATATTGCTATGCCAATTCAGCCTATATTACTACACTCAAGATCGCTAAAGGAATGCTAGACAAGGAAGACTACAGAAATTTTCTAAAGGAAGCTTTTTGAATTGTAGAGAACTTGAATTATTATTCTTGATGCCTTTACAAATGAATTGTCCTCTATTTATACAAGTCACCGAGGAGATAGTGTATTCATACTAATTGTTGCACAATTCCCTTGATATTTACAATCAGGCTTCCTCTAAAATTTTCAACTTAGATAGAAAGTTACAAAGATCTTCCTTGCAAATCCACGGAATTCTAAGATCTACCATGGGAAATCTCCCTATTTCTCTATAATATTCCACTAAGGACTAGGCTCCTTCCTGTGTAAGCCTTCCACCAAATTGGCAACTTTGTGCCATATGGCACCTAAGTGGCTTGATAGCGGGTCATCAAACTCTCCCCCACCTGATGTTGTGACGACAGTGGCGCATTGTTGCTGCATAACCTCTCGAATCTTGTCTTTGAATTTCCACAAGTCTTTCATATCTCTCCCGTGTGGCTTCCTCCAGTGATTGTCCTTTCTAGTGGACGAGGAACATAACAATGGCTTTTTTCCCTTGTCTTCACCTGGCCCGGTAGTCAATGCTAGCCTCAATCTCCCGATTACGTGACACAATGATAGTAATAAACGCTCGACTCGACTGGACTGGCCACTATTCAGATCATTATTGTCTTCATGACCAGCCTACAAGGTGTCACGACTCTCCATAATACACTGTCTAATATTTCTAAACTTTGGCACCTGGACCTCTATCCAGTGGTGAGCAATAAATCATCCTCCACCAAAAAGTTTCTTGTCCTCCTTTATAGCCTTCCTAATTCACAACTTGCTAAAGTGATGGCAACAAGTTTGGCCTTCCGACTAAAGCATTAGCCATAACGTAAACCCTTCCCCGGCTTATAGTCTAGCCTATAACCAAACTTGGCCAAGAAATCCTGCCACCTGACTTGCTTAGGTGTAAGCTTCTTCTCCGTTGGAAAGTAGCTAATGGCTACATTGTAAGTCGATCACAAACCTTGACCCGAGCATGTAGTGTCACCGTGTGCAAAGGCAACGCACAATGATAGTCATCTATTTCTCCTGTACTGTTTAATGTCGTTTCTCGTTCAACTTACACTCTCGAATGTTATGGGATGCCTATTCTGCATTTAGACACCCCAATGGCAAATTTCAATTGCAAATGTATGCACCTTGAATGTGTTGGTGAAGTCGGGATGCCAAGATTGGTTTCTCTATCATGGTTGCCTTAAGATCTTCAAGCGCCTTTGACAATGCTCCGTCCGAACACAtgatttgttcttttttataaTAAGAGTAACACGTAGTCGttaccctttgggtgcgcatAGGGCAAAACCCTcactcctatgcaatagctcgcaaaccacataggagaggtaacccgcactaggccCAAACCCCTAATTTGTTCTTCTTTAGTAACTCGGCCAATGGTGTGGCTTTTCTTGAATAGCCACTACTGAACCAACTATAGTAGTTAACAAGGATAAGGAATGATCTCAACTCGTTTACCTTTGTAAGTGCCTCCCACTTTTGGATAAGACGTACTTTGTCCTCATATATGTGTAGCTCAACATTGCTAATGACATGGCCCAAAAAGTGTACCTTTGATTGTGCAAACTTGCACTTCTCCCTCTTAACGTATAGGTTATCCTCCCGTAAGACTTGGAAAACCTTTCATAAATGTAAAACATGCTTCTCCAAGGAATTATTGTAAATGACTGACAGCCAAATCGACTACCACAAATTGATCAAGGTAGCTCTGAAAAATCTTGCACATGAGGGTACAAAATCTAGCATATGTGTTGGTTAAGCCGAAGGGCATCACCAACCACTCAAAGGCTCTACATCTCGTACACATATTATCTTCAGCTCATCCCCTTCTACAATACAAACTTGATCTTATCCCTTGCAAGGATCTAGCTTGGTAAAGTACTTTGCTTGCCCTAGTCTATCAAATAAGTCAACAATAAGTAGGATTCGGAACTTGTTCTTCCTTATTAAGTGTCGATAGTATATGCATAAGCACAACAATCCATCCTTCTTCATTAAGAGCAACACTAGTGCACCAAAGAGTGTCTTTGATGGGCTAATGTGACCACATCCAATAGCTTTTTCTATTGTTTCCTAAGCTCCTCCGGCTTAGGTGGTACTATGAGATAAGGGGCGAATGCAGGTAGCTTATCCCTAGGCTCCAACTTAAACGTGTGATCCACCTCAACTTAGGAAGAAGTGCTTAGGTAGCTCCTCGGGCATAACATCTTTAGTCTCCTCAAGAAGGCTCACGTAACTTCCATATTCAAGGTTCTAAAGTCTCTCAAGGACCATTGTCTTCTTCCAAACTCATAATGGCTTCCATGAACATTGGCTCCCCATTTAGAGCCATTTGACTAACTGCATAGCCGATAGTAGTGCTTGACTCAGTGCTTGTGGCATAGTCATTGTAGGCACCATGCCAGGTACTTTTAAATTGCCTAATTTGACATCAGCATTATTGGCTATAAAATGAGTATTATGTTGCTTCTGCATTCACCGTCTTGACATGGGAGTTAGTTAGAGTGATCTTTAACCCTACATTCTTTTTTGCGGCCTCAATCACAAAACTGTGAGTTGCTCTAGTGTCGGTGTCCACCAATGCACGAGCAGGCTTGTTATTGATGGTGAGGTCCATGTCCTGATTTCTGTTCTCGTTTGACCTGATAGATTGCTTTTTGATAGTGCCATATAGTCCTACCATACCCAATTGTGTTGCACTCGAATTTTCTCTTTGTGCTTGCTTCTTTCTttcacacaccaatcatgttGCTTTCTGCATCCATTTTTCCCGA contains these protein-coding regions:
- the LOC107024223 gene encoding protein FIP1-like isoform X1, with the translated sequence MSMYDDENNLFLDIPDEAPLFSNRRPTCLIGSVFYCILLAGFAVLAMGATWIFHPIRGLVFQLLCSCNVALLVISGIFQQYLVYQVQKIRLQGYCVFSQKLKHIIRLPFATIAYGTAAMLLVIVLDPDISILSISTLLRIIMLAEVVCATSFMTLYIGYVHQYNSFDSQPDVLKSHYSPLQPSNSLEGPRYQDGGRLSDQLMALLQYQQENIHFLSEELLGLQESLRKYERSNDGSAPQVDLAHLLAARDQELRTLSAEIDQLQSELRLARSLIDEKDAEMQRIRSTNNQYVEENERLRTILGEWSSRAAKLERALELKRISNLDLQKKVTTLKSQSYE
- the LOC107024223 gene encoding protein FIP1-like isoform X5, coding for MSMYDDENNLFLDIPDEAPLFSNRRPTCLIGSVFYCILLAGFAVLAMGATWIFHPIRGLVFQLLCSCNVALLVISGIFQQYLVYQVQKIRLQGYCVFSQKLKHIIRLPFATIAYGTAAMLLVIVLDPDISILSISTLLRIIMLAEVVCATSFMTLYIGYVHQYNSFDSQPDVLKSHYSPLQPSNSLEGPRYQDGGRLSDQLMALLQYQQENIHFLSEELLGLQESLRKYERSNDGSAPQVDLAHLLAARDQELRTLSAEIDQLQSELRLARSLIDEKDAEMQRIRSTNNQDVAINNLKEQCKFGRKQSSKV
- the LOC107024223 gene encoding protein FIP1-like isoform X4, encoding MPYWECFLLYLIGFAVLAMGATWIFHPIRGLVFQLLCSCNVALLVISGIFQQYLVYQVQKIRLQGYCVFSQKLKHIIRLPFATIAYGTAAMLLVIVLDPDISILSISTLLRIIMLAEVVCATSFMTLYIGYVHQYNSFDSQPDVLKSHYSPLQPSNSLEGPRYQDGGRLSDQLMALLQYQQENIHFLSEELLGLQESLRKYERSNDGSAPQVDLAHLLAARDQELRTLSAEIDQLQSELRLARSLIDEKDAEMQRIRSTNNQYVEENERLRTILGEWSSRAAKLERALELKRISNLDLQKKVTTLKSQSYE
- the LOC107024223 gene encoding protein FIP1-like isoform X3, which codes for MTTKTICSWTYRMRHLYSVIGGLHALLGVFSTVSYWQAGFAVLAMGATWIFHPIRGLVFQLLCSCNVALLVISGIFQQYLVYQVQKIRLQGYCVFSQKLKHIIRLPFATIAYGTAAMLLVIVLDPDISILSISTLLRIIMLAEVVCATSFMTLYIGYVHQYNSFDSQPDVLKSHYSPLQPSNSLEGPRYQDGGRLSDQLMALLQYQQENIHFLSEELLGLQESLRKYERSNDGSAPQVDLAHLLAARDQELRTLSAEIDQLQSELRLARSLIDEKDAEMQRIRSTNNQYVEENERLRTILGEWSSRAAKLERALELKRISNLDLQKKVTTLKSQSYE
- the LOC107024223 gene encoding protein FIP1-like isoform X2: MSMYDDENNLFLDIPDEAPLFSNRRPTCLIGSVFYCILLASFAVLAMGATWIFHPIRGLVFQLLCSCNVALLVISGIFQQYLVYQVQKIRLQGYCVFSQKLKHIIRLPFATIAYGTAAMLLVIVLDPDISILSISTLLRIIMLAEVVCATSFMTLYIGYVHQYNSFDSQPDVLKSHYSPLQPSNSLEGPRYQDGGRLSDQLMALLQYQQENIHFLSEELLGLQESLRKYERSNDGSAPQVDLAHLLAARDQELRTLSAEIDQLQSELRLARSLIDEKDAEMQRIRSTNNQYVEENERLRTILGEWSSRAAKLERALELKRISNLDLQKKVTTLKSQSYE
- the LOC107024223 gene encoding protein FIP1-like isoform X6 — translated: MSMYDDENNLFLDIPDEAPLFSNRRPTCLIGSVFYCILLAGFAVLAMGATWIFHPIRGLVFQLLCSCNVALLVISGIFQQYLVYQVQKIRLQGYCVFSQKLKHIIRLPFATIAYGTAAMLLVIVLDPDISILSISTLLRIIMLAEVVCATSFMTLYIGYVHQYNSFDSQPDVLKSHYSPLQPSNSLEGPRYQDGGRLSDQLMALLQYQQENIHFLSEELLGLQESLRKYERSNDGSAPQVDLAHLLAARDQELRTLSAEIDQLQSELRLARSLIDEKDAEMQRIRSTNNQK